In the Populus trichocarpa isolate Nisqually-1 chromosome 1, P.trichocarpa_v4.1, whole genome shotgun sequence genome, atgaagaaaaaggttTTCTATAGATTGCTAAGAAGATGAATAGATGACAACCGGTGTACAAAAGCTTGTAGTGATTATGATAGCTTTTGGGATGatatatgattaaaaattagGTGCTATGATTTCTCAGCTATATATTCTAGAGAATACCAATTTGGTGGTATCCCTTAATTATGCCTAAAAGGTAATTTATATCTAACATGAGTATTATTATATTAGGAAATGAAGTTTAGTGAATTTTCTTAGGAGTATTCTCCAGAGATGTCTTCTAGTACTCTTTGAAGAGAAAGGGTTTTCTTCTCTTGTCTCAGCAACCTATAATTAGATTGGTTCTAGGTCGGTACCTTTATTTTCTATACCATCAAAGTATAAGTTCAtcaatttttccctttttcatgTGTCTCCCCCTAAAGAGGAAATGTGGATGAGTAAGTTATGAAATATTATTCTAGGTGACATCTATATTGACATGTATATGTCAAGTAGGAGGATGATagcaaccatatttttttttacatgtttcaTATTCTAGGAAAATACAACGAACAACACATGGATTAAGCTTGGTGTACTAATTTTTATGGATATAAATAAAGGCAACGTAACTAAagatattatgaataaaaattaatatggaTGAGAGAGTTTTATATATGAAGATATGTTGGATTGAAGTCTAAAAATCTAATACCTTTGAAGGCATTGAATTCATTAGGTATAATGTTATGACAACTACCTCATTATAGTGATAACGTAGCAAATGAGCTTTGATAATGAGTgccctaattatttttaagatacgCGTTCTTTCTTTTTACAATACCATTCtactaaggtgtttgaatgcAAGATATTTCATGAAGAAGATCGTGTGTGTGTGAAAGTATTTATAAAATTCTTGATTATATATGAGAAGAATTTCAATATCATATGGAAAAAGATTTGAACCATAACATGAAACATCTTGAAAATGCTAAATACctcatgtttatttttcattaaataaagcCAAGATATGATATACGAGTAAATTAAAGCAAATGGTGTGTTACTTCTACGAGAGCTTACCAGTTATGATACTTGATGATTTTTGCCTAAGATATATGTATAACATTTGCAATCTAACTCATTTAAATTTAGGAAGAAATTAGGAAATAAATGCTTCAAATAGCTAAATTATGGATACTCTAGCAAAAATGTCATGACCAAATTTGTTCTACCGGATATGTGACGAGCCATACATTAGGACACAACAATGTAATTCCTTAATAACAtgtttaagaaatattaattttccgAGAGCGATGGAATAAGTGAAGTGTTGGATAGTGACAGAGATGGTGAGATGAAAACTATAGAGATAGAAAGTGGAAATATGTAAAATTGAGGGACTAAAATGGATTTTCACCTAAAACTACAGGTCAATATGAAAATGGacctaaattaaatttcaaaagaaCTACAAGGACCAAAGTTAGTGTATTGGTAACATGCAACACGAAGGAAGTTATCATGTTATATACTGTCTAATTTCATGTATCAGAGGAAAAAGTTGGAATAATTTTGGTCATTTTCTTAATCCAACGCGCAAGCTAGCTAGTCAAAGGACCTACAGAAAGATACACAGACATACATCAGGCATTCCCTGGCATGAAAACGCCTTCTCAACTGCCACCATGTTATAAATAATcacttaacaaaaaacaaatcgcAAGTGCACAAGGTCCCTTTCATTGCTTCCATCAGaccatttctttaatttgtttgagCTAAGCATCTACTTCTTCAATGTCTTTAATTAGGTTTGAATTtccatttcttattattatattgtttattaagAGGTTGTTAGGAATTTCGTTTCTaaagagttttaaaaattaattttaaagaatttcaaaaaataattttaaagaatttcgATCAACAacgtattatattttttttaatgtttttgtattgttttgatgtcttgatgtaaagaataatttttaaaaaataaaaatatactattttaatgaatttccgaacaaaaaacattttgaaaaacaactgctatcacactctcaaacacctttctaaattatattattcttattttattttgttgattatattatCCAAGATGTCAACTTGGGgacaaatataataatcaaaCTGAATAATGATCAAGAGTTCCTATGGTTTGATAGACAATGAAACATTTGTCTCTTTTGTGCAACATCAAAAGTAAACGTTAGGTTGTCTTGGTGCAATTTCTTGCAAAAATGTGTTCCCTATATTTGTCAAAATTAttgtaggtttttttgtttttaactgaACAAGGGTTGTACTTGTACATGTTCTCTTGACTAGATTTTCAACTCCTAATTATAGGGTTCTAAAGTCCAGTTTTCGTATTTTGGTCTCTGGCCTATGAAGTTTCTGATCGTTCTTTCTCTGAAaggattctttttcttccttttcttttgtcgCAAGTATTACTAGTCCTTTTTTGAGGAGGGAGGAGGTTTGACACATCTACTTGCTTCTGGAAAAGGTAATATGATCAATGATAGATAGAAACAAGGGAAGCTTGACAGGCAATTCAACTGTAAATTCAGAAAGTGGTTAGCAGCACAGCTTCAGTTTTTATCAGAGACGTGAGGGGGAGAAAAGTGTGATGGAGACAGACGGAAGAGGGTTTGCAGACTTGTATAGGAATTCAAGTGAGGAGTTATTTCTCAAATCTTTGATGGAGACCTCAATTGGGATGCCAGTACCCCCCATGGAGATGTTGGGGTTCAATAATCTCTCTCACAACTTTCGTACTGACAGTGAGGAGCTGTTCAAAAGCTGGCTTACAAATGGAGaggcaagaaagaaaatttaatcttgatttCAGCATCAAAACCTCGAGCTCATCATATGCTTCTTCTGCCTTTGCAGGATTATTGACTGATCATCTATGAGTATTCTGTTCTtgttttcaaaacttaaaactCAATTACATGTAGTTGGCTGCCTTTTAGCGCTGGATCTTCATCGACAGAAAACCAATATTAGACTGACAAAacatcatgatttgttttttttaaaaaatggactTGGTTATGGTCtaattattttgtcatttaattGGTCAGCTTTGACTTTTGCCAGGCTTTCGATTCATTGATTGTTGTCAAGTGGTTGATAATCTGAAGAAGTGGCTATACAAGTTATTAAACCAAAAGAATTCACAGCTCATCTGTTAAATCTGTACATGACTGTTTAACAATAAAGCATTTGCCTTGCAGTGTTATTCAGAAACATAAGAAATTTTCATGAAGTTATAAGCCACATTCCATCATAAACTGTTATTCATGCACTGTTTTCACTTtcctttatatttcttttcctcCTGTTATTCTTCCCCCCTAACCGAGTGACATCTCTTCTTTCAGAATGGCTATAACTCAACAGGCATAGCACATCGGACGCGACAAACATCAAGAAGGTGAGTAGACTGAAATAGTAAATTTTGATAGAGAATCGACGAAACCATGCCATGCTCCAAATTCAGGTTGCCCTCGATTTTAAGATTGTTTTGAAGGGTTTTTCtgccatggttttttttttttttttttcttgtgttgtttaatttaaaatctcgAATACAGCAAAGTAAATCTTAATGGTGGAAAGTGCATAATTAACTCACACTCTGGAGCTAAATGTAGCTACATTTCCGTGCAACTACGTTACAAGTTTGTTTGACTTAAAGGAAGCTATATTACCAACATCGTAGAAACTTGGGAAACACCCAGTAGGTTCTAGCCGATTGAAATGCATGGCCGGCCCATAATTCCCTTGCATAAGAACAACATAGTAGAAAATCATCTACCCTTCTCAGTTCTAAGTATCTAAACAATTGGCGCGCTTCATAGGTAATTTGTTTCTGTGTTGGAATTTGAAAACTGTCGTTCGAAAGGCAAGTTCTTCTTGGGTCCTCTGGAGTTGAATGCCTGAAATTGAAACCTGATGTCCTTTGGCTTGTTAGGAAAACTTAATTTGCTCACGGACTTAGCAATGCCATGTTTGAGAGTTAAGAAATATGGATAGCAGAAATATGAGTTCCTTCCCTGCAGATCTTTGAATTCTTAAAGCTTTTATTCTGAAACCCTTCTTGTTCATCACATGGCCAGCTTGAGATTGTTATGGAATCATCTAGGTGAGTCATAATGGCGGTAATCGAATATACACGTAATGCTTCATGTGCCATTGAGGTTATATAACCTCTTGGGGGTTCTGGCAACTATGCATGCCTCTTTTGCTTCAGTTCTTTTCCCTTGTAAGTTGTAACTAAGCATGGCTTAATAGATCCTTCCCAACTGATCGGTTTTTGATAGAGGACACCTATTTTTCCACCATTCTATGGGGAATTCTTCTTTCTGCACCCTCAACCACAGCTACTTTGCTCCTTCTGTCAAGCTTTCCGTTCCTCAAATATTCCTTAGTAGCACGTGATACTCTTTAAGGAATATGGTCATGCAATCTCAGCCTTAAATTCTTCACACCTTGCATCTAATTTGTTGCTCCttcaaagtttgaaaaatttctGAGCACCGAGTTCTGTCTATCATGATTCCATAACTGAAAAAATGTTTAGTTAGGAAATAGAAGTTTTCTTTCTGACAATTACATGTATAACACATGAATTACGCGAGTGATCACAATTACAGGATATCCACCGAACTAGTCAATTTGACCAGTCAGCAACATGGAAGTATaccacaaaagaaaaggagcaaTGATGTTTTATTCACACAAAATAATCCAATAGCTGATGATATTTCTAATGACCTCAATCAACAATCAGCCAGGTAGCTGCTGCACCCTTCTTCCATATGCTCTTGTTTGTACAAGGTTACATGATTTCCAGATTCAATAATCTATATGGATATCGTATGATCCAATAGAGTCGGTATACTTTGAGAATAGCGATTCTGATTTATCATTTTGCTGTCACTACTTTTAGCAGGAATGCTGCTGAAAGGACGATGCCGGCTAGTAATTTATATCTGGCTAAGGTCTGTTATAATTTGTTATCTGCAGAAACTTTTGTTCAAATAAGACTCTGGATTTCTGACAGTGTCTCATCTCTTACGCAGACATGGTTTCACAGCTCTCAGCCCATGACAAGAAGTCGATCCTCTGAACTAAGGTATTAGCATTACGGTGCACACATTCACAACAATCACATCCTTGATAAGTTTTAGTTAGTGATGCTTTAGTGTGCTAACGGCTGTAAATTCTTCACGTAGATGATTATCTTACATCTGGCAGAAGTCAGTGGAATGCATTCTTTAAGtcatagaaataaattttactccaacaacacaaagaaaaatcGTTTTCTTTGCTTCATTGTCCAACTTGTTTTGCAGGAGAAGGTATGCTGCTATGCAATGTGCTCAGACAAATATAGGTATGGAAGCTATGCAGGATGTTTCTGGGCATGGTGTCAAAAATTTGAAACATGAGTTTGGAAATCGAAATGGTTTCAATGACCCTCCTATGCATGACACTGCCAATCAGCTGGGCCCGTTCATGTCTCCATCCAATTCATCCTCATCTACTTTTAACACCCTACAAATGAGCAGCATAGACAAAGTTTCTTCTGTTGTTAACATGCTAAAGGGTACACTGGAACGCAAGAAGCTAGGTAGCCAGATTGAGAAGGAAACAGTTGAAGATAGtcttaatgtattttttcaTTCTCAAGAAGTTACAATCAACTCTACTTCCGATCAAGGAAAAGGGAATGGCATTTACGAGATTCCTCCAGGAAGTTTTCAAGAAATATCATCTGGTCAAGTTAAGGATCCTGGGGTTTTGCAGACAGTTCAAGGACCCATGGATCTTGACTTCGAAGGTTTTGTAAATACAATTAACCCAATTCAGCTGGGCACAGTTTCTCGAGAACCTTCTCAAAGTGAATCTTCTGCTGCTGCGCCAGTAGTTTCATCTGGTTTTGATGCATGTGATGGTCCCAGCAACTCAAGTCAAACTCTAAGCGTTTGTGAGAGCTCAAGGAAACGAGTTGGAAATGGTAGGAGTTCAGAAAATGGTTCTAGAGCCAAAGGTGTGCAGTTTAAAGAATGGCCTCTGTTTTATCTTGAAACTTGATTGATTTAGTTTCTAAGTTTGTTCGTGCATCTTACATTTCAAACGCAGATTTTAGAGAACGGATAATTGACAATTTGAAGGATGATCGAAAGGTATCTTACACGCTTCAATGGAGAATAAAGTATTCTGATTAAATATGAATTTCTTTACCTACTTCCTTTCTCTCTTGTAGAAGGGGGGGCTCATCCGATATGGATCCGAGACTTCGGCAGGTTCAGGTAATCACCTTATCCTTAAGAATCTCACCAGCATGACAGTTGGCTTTCCTATGCCTGGCATTACTGAAAGGAGGAGTCAGCATGAATGTGTTGCACTATTGGTTTCGATTTGTTCATGATACAGAAACGTAGTTCTTGAACAGGAAAACTTAATACTAAAATCACTCGTGCCATCTTAAATCTGCAACTGCCAGTTTTGCTTGCGGAACAAAATTTTCCTGTacttcttctttattatcaCCCGTTAATATTGTGCTTGAAAACTTCATTCATTTCATCTGGTATGCTTATTGTGATTTAAGCAAAGCATAAAACCTATGCAGATGCTTCGCTGCATTAGTATATTGGTATGCAATATCTGACAACCAGATTTATGCAGTGGACAAGGGGGACCCAACTAAAAAGCGGAGAGTGGAACGTTCGCGGAAGTAAGCTGAACTTAATCTCTCAGCTTTATTGGCTCTGTTATTCAAACTTTCagaatcattttgatatgaCCTGCATCAGGAATAGATTGATCAGTCAGTTAACGGTTAGCAGTTGCACTGTCAGATACTTACGATATCATGACTCAAGCATTACAGTTAAACAACTGAGAAAATCAAATGGCTAATTATCCTTTCGTTGAAGTGTTTAGCATAAGGATATATGGAAGATCCAGACTGCTCCAAATTGCACCACTAGACCTCATGAGCTATACGAGGATAACAAAAGTAACTCGAAATTAGTCTTACAGAGAAAGACAGCATGTACAGGTTTTAGAGGATAGTTCTTTCCTGCTAGGTTTGATTTACATTGAATTCTTTGGTGATGTTAGAATGGCAGAGGCAAAGGAACGGAATATGACACCAGCAATCCCGACCGATATGCAGTCAATCCTTAAGCGATGTGAAAATCTCGAGAAGGAAGTACGATCACTCAAGCTGAACTTGTCTTTCATGAACAGGTAATGACAGGGTTAGAACTAAACTGCTTCCAATTGAGCTGTCAAGGAATGCATTGAGATTTCATTTCTCctatcatgtttattttgatggacATTTGGCTTCCAAGTTGTAGGTCTTGTCTGCGTTATGATCTAGAAATTGTTTGTCTAGTAATCAATTACTGTGAAATACTACTACAGGAAGGATTCTGAGCAGACTAAGCAGATAGAGGAGCTTCAGAAACAGAATGAAGAGTTGACTGATGAAAAAGAACGCCTCTTCGAAGAAATTGAGAGGATCCTAGCAGACACAGGAAAGATGTGGTAAAAGTTACTCTCCCTTTGACTCTTGCATACCACACACTGGTGCAACGTGTAAGCGGCAAATCTTTTGCGAAAGCTGCAGTAATTCTGGAAGACCCAATCTAGTAATCTAAGAAAACCCTACCCAAGATGTTAAACCTAGACTCAATATTCCAGTGTAGGTGTTGTGACTTGTTTGTTCATCATATGTGCATGAATGTAACTGCATGGTATTGGTAATTGCAGCCGTATCTGATAAACTGTGAAAGcgatataaatttttaaatttctgtaAGGATGAACCAGCAGGGTGTAAATCTCAAGCTGGGAGGCTTTTATCCTGAGAGATGGTTCTAGTCTCCGTGTTTAATAGTCAACTTGCTTCTGATGATCGCTGATGTGCGTGGATAATTTTGAACCACTTCCATCCCTCTTTTTGTAAGAGATTGTTTGCGTTTCCCTTGAGGTTCTACCACAATCAACATATTGAGGATTGAGGAAGTTTATTCTTACATCTTTCCCAGGCATAAGAAAGTACTAGTAGACATAGACTCTGTCGTGCTCGTATCCTTCGCAGGGAGCAGAAAAGACAGTTATTCTCTCTTCTATTAAACATGACCTTCAAAACAAGATTTTACAATATAATACatcaatgagattttttttccccgTATAATATGATGCCTCTACATGAAAGACTTTCTCAGCTACATACATAAGTTGCTCAGCGTTTACTCTATCAAAACACATCTGGCAACCACATGAATCATGTACCTTTGGGCCAGGAATGTGTCGAATTGCAGCATCCAGGATccaggaagagaaaaaaaggaattggCACTTGCAAAAAGAGCGCTGCTAGTAATTATAAACTCTGTGAATCTCAGGCAGACCAAGCCTTTTCCCATACTGGATTGTCAACCAACCCATAAAAGAAATGTACGCCACAAGAAAACAAGCGCGCTTGAAGAAGACTATATTGGTGTGAGAAAACATCCTAGCTACAGAGGGTAGACGAAACCATGATTTTATGTGCTGTAGGATTCTTATAAAGCTGATGGTGATTATAGAAGTTGAAAAACCAGCAATAACTCCAGCTATGGTTTCCCACCTCCAATAGCCagcctttcctttcttttggaCCAACGAGGAGTGTAACATCTCTTTAGATCTGAACATATAAAAGCCAGCGATTTTACATTAAATACTGCCAAAGCCACACAACAATTGCAAACAGATGCCTAGCATTTACATCATTTGCAGCTAACCATTTCCAAAAATATAGGAGCAGTATAGGTTTAATCATACAAGGACTGCACTTTCTAGTTTCTACCAGAACATATGgagaaatgaaaattatattcAACTCATTCAATGATAGATGAGTCACTCTGATGGGTGAGGACTgtcaaaataaaaggcatatcCACGTTAACAAATGGCCATTAATATTAGCACAAATACATAACTATCATTAACTCATATTTATCATGACAGTCGAATCAAACTGTTTTACACACTCAAGATCATCCCTTGGCCATCCATCATCTAGTTTGGATATGTAAATTCACCATCTATATTGAAGACATCAAATGCCATAGAAATGCAcagaatatatataaagtaaataaGATTGagtgttatttttctattaaaaaaatactcacaGGATGAAAAAACGTTTAATCATCTCAACTTGAGATGGATCTTTTGCTTGACAACTGAAAAGATCATCACGATATAAGCTCACTTTCAAA is a window encoding:
- the LOC7483284 gene encoding protein CYCLOPS isoform X1 — its product is METDGRGFADLYRNSSEELFLKSLMETSIGMPVPPMEMLGFNNLSHNFRTDSEELFKSWLTNGENGYNSTGIAHRTRQTSRRISTELVNLTSQQHGSIPQKKRSNDVLFTQNNPIADDISNDLNQQSASRNAAERTMPASNLYLAKTWFHSSQPMTRSRSSELRRRYAAMQCAQTNIGMEAMQDVSGHGVKNLKHEFGNRNGFNDPPMHDTANQLGPFMSPSNSSSSTFNTLQMSSIDKVSSVVNMLKGTLERKKLGSQIEKETVEDSLNVFFHSQEVTINSTSDQGKGNGIYEIPPGSFQEISSGQVKDPGVLQTVQGPMDLDFEGFVNTINPIQLGTVSREPSQSESSAAAPVVSSGFDACDGPSNSSQTLSVCESSRKRVGNGRSSENGSRAKDFRERIIDNLKDDRKKGGLIRYGSETSAGSVDKGDPTKKRRVERSRKMAEAKERNMTPAIPTDMQSILKRCENLEKEVRSLKLNLSFMNRKDSEQTKQIEELQKQNEELTDEKERLFEEIERILADTGKMW
- the LOC7483284 gene encoding protein CYCLOPS isoform X2, which gives rise to METDGRGFADLYRNSSEELFLKSLMETSIGMPVPPMEMLGFNNLSHNFRTDSEELFKSWLTNGENGYNSTGIAHRTRQTSRRISTELVNLTSQQHGSIPQKKRSNDVLFTQNNPIADDISNDLNQQSARNAAERTMPASNLYLAKTWFHSSQPMTRSRSSELRRRYAAMQCAQTNIGMEAMQDVSGHGVKNLKHEFGNRNGFNDPPMHDTANQLGPFMSPSNSSSSTFNTLQMSSIDKVSSVVNMLKGTLERKKLGSQIEKETVEDSLNVFFHSQEVTINSTSDQGKGNGIYEIPPGSFQEISSGQVKDPGVLQTVQGPMDLDFEGFVNTINPIQLGTVSREPSQSESSAAAPVVSSGFDACDGPSNSSQTLSVCESSRKRVGNGRSSENGSRAKDFRERIIDNLKDDRKKGGLIRYGSETSAGSVDKGDPTKKRRVERSRKMAEAKERNMTPAIPTDMQSILKRCENLEKEVRSLKLNLSFMNRKDSEQTKQIEELQKQNEELTDEKERLFEEIERILADTGKMW